In the Raphanus sativus cultivar WK10039 unplaced genomic scaffold, ASM80110v3 Scaffold0217, whole genome shotgun sequence genome, one interval contains:
- the LOC108848037 gene encoding LOW QUALITY PROTEIN: dolichyl-diphosphooligosaccharide--protein glycosyltransferase subunit STT3A (The sequence of the model RefSeq protein was modified relative to this genomic sequence to represent the inferred CDS: inserted 1 base in 1 codon) produces the protein MAAVESSLPPGTPSAMRNAFGTVLSALILVLIGVLAFSIRLFSVIKYESVIHEFDPYFNYRVTQFLSKNGIYEFWNWFDDRTWYPLGRVIGGTVYPGLTLTAGTIWWVLNSINIPLSVETVCVFTAPVFSAFASWATYLLTKEVKGSGAGLAAAALLAMVPSYISRSVAGSYDNEAVAIFALIFTFYLYIKTLNTGSLFYATLNAIAYFYMVCSWGGYTFIINLIPMHVLLCIVTGRYSPRLYIAYAPLVVLGTLLAALVPVVGFNAVLTSEHFASFLVFIIIHVVALVYYIKGILTPKMFKVAVTLVVSIGLVVCLIVVAVLVALVASSPTGGWSGRSLSLLDPTYASKYIPIIASVSEHQPPTWPSYFMDINVLAFLVPAGIIACFSPLSDASSFVVLYIVMSVYFSGVMVRLMLVLAPAACIMSGIALSQXFDVFTGSIKYQLSSNSKDDAEDNTSTKNAPKDDAASGRTDKGEEVAKERSSKKGKKKEREPADKPSVKSKIVKKKALVLPLETSIVALLLLIMLGAFYVVHCVWAAAEAYSAPSIVLTSKSHDGLHVFDDFRESYAWLSHNTDVDDKVASWWDYGYQTTAMANRTVIVDNNTWNNTHIATVGTAMSSPEKAAWEIFNSLDVKYVLVVFGGVIGYPSDDINKFLWMVRIGGGVFPHIKEADYLRDGQYRIDSEATPTMLNCLMYKLCYYRFVETDGKGYDRVRRTEIGKKYFKLTHFEEVFTSHHWMVRIYKLKPQKNRIRGRAKKLKQKTSSGVSSKSAKKNPWM, from the exons ATGGCTGCTGTAGAGAGCAGCCTACCTCCCGGAACGCCGTCTGCGATGAGGAATGCTTTCGGGACCGTTCTGTCAGCTCTGATCCTCGTCCTCATTGGTGTCCTCGCTTTCTCGATCCGACTCTTCTCC gtcatAAAGTATGAAAGTGTGATTCATGAGTTTGATCCTTACTTCAATTACAGAGTCACTCAG TTCTTATCGAAGAATGGAATTTACGAGTTTTGGAATTGGTTCGATGATCGGACCTG gTATCCTCTTGGCCGTGTGATTGGAGGAACTGTTTACCCTGGCTTAACATTGACTGCTGGAACCATCTGGTG GGTCTTGAATTCAATAAACATTCCTCTGTCAGTAGAGACTGTTTGTGTCTTCACTGCGCCAGTGTTTTCAGCTTTTGCATCATGGGCAACTTACCTTTTGACCAAG GAAGTTAAGGGCTCCGGTGCTGGATTAGCAGCTGCTGCTCTTTTGGCCATG GTCCCCTCATATATATCCCGATCTGTAGCTGGAAGCTATGACAACGAAGCTGTTGCCATTTTTGCTTTGATCTTCACTTTTTATCTTTACATAAAG ACACTAAATACAGGTTCCTTGTTTTATGCCACCCTGAATGCCATTGCATACTTTTACATG GTATGTTCGTGGGGAGGTTACACCTTCATTATCAATCTGATACCAATGCATGTGCTTCTGTGCATTGTAACTGGCCGATACTCTCCCCGGCTATATATTGCCTATGCTCCTTTG GTTGTGTTGGGCACGCTATTAGCTGCGTTGGTACCTGTTGTGGGCTTCAATGCGGTTTTGACGTCTGAACATTTTGCCTCGTTTTTG GTTTTCATTATCATCCATGTAGTAGCACTCGTATACTATATCAAAGGCATTCTTACTCCTAAAATGTTCAAAGTTGCTGTGACACTTGTTGTGTCTATCGGGCT GGTTGTGTGTCTCATAGTTGTGGCAGTTCTTGTGGCACTGGTGGCTTCAAGTCCAACAGGAGGATGGAGTGGTAGGAGTTTGAGTCTACTTGATCC AACTTATGCAAGCAAGTATATTCCAATTATTGCAAGTGTCAGTGAGCATCAGCCTCCAACTTGGCCGTCCTATTTCATGGATATCAATGTTTTGGCTTTCTTGGTCCCTGCTGGTATCATT GCGTGCTTTTCCCCTCTATCTGATGCGAGCTCATTCGTGGTCCTCTATATTGTAATGTCTGTGTACTTCTCCGGAGTTATG GTTCGTCTTATGCTCGTGCTTGCTCCAGCAGCATGCATAATGTCTGGAATTGCGCTCTCTC GCTTTGATGTTTTCACGGGTTCCATCAAATACCAGTTATCGTCGAATTCCAAAGATGAT GCAGAAGACAACACTTCTACAAAAAATGCCCCAAAAGATGATGCTGCGTCTGGTAGGACTGACAAGGGTGAAGAAGTTGCAAAAGAACGGTCGTCAAAAAAgggaaagaagaaagagagagaaccCGCTGATAAACCGTCTGTTAAGTCCAAGATTGTGAAGAAAAAGGCTCTTGTTTTGCCTCTTGAAACTTCTATAGTTGCGCTTCTTCTCCTTATAATGTTGGGTGCTTTCTATGTG GTTCATTGTGTTTGGGCAGCTGCAGAAGCATACTCAGCTCCATCAATAGTTTTGACATCAAAATCGCATGATGGCCTACACGTCTTTGATGATTTTAGAGAGTCTTATGCATGGTTAAGCCATAATACTGACGTGGATGACAAA GTGGCATCATGGTGGGACTATGGTTATCAAACGACAGCTATGGCCAATAGAACTGTTATTGTTGACAACAACACCTGGAATAATACTCACATTGCAACTGTTGGCACTGCCATGTCATCTCCAGAAAAGGCTGCCTGGGAGATTTTCAACTCCTTGGATGTGAAATACGTTCTTGTCGTCTTTGGTG GTGTTATTGGTTACCCAAGTGATGATATTAACAAGTTTCTGTGGATGGTACGTATTGGAGGCGGCGTCTTTCCTCATATAAAGGAAGCTGACTATCTG AGAGATGGTCAATACCGGATTGATTCAGAAGCCACGCCAACAATGTTGAACTGCCTTATGTACAAGCTTTGCTACTACAG GTTTGTAGAGACAGATGGTAAAGGCTATGACCGGGTCAGGCGGACAGAGATCGGGAAGAAATATTTCAAGCTCACACATTTCGAAGAG GTTTTCACGAGTCACCATTGGATGGTTCGGATATACAAGCTGAAACCTCAAAAGAACAGGATTCGTGGCAGAGCAAAGAAGCTGAAACAG AAAACAAGCTCTGGAGTGAGCTCAAAATCAGCGAAGAAGAATCCATGGATGTAG
- the LOC108844441 gene encoding mitochondrial dicarboxylate/tricarboxylate transporter DTC yields the protein MVEEKKVAPIGIWTAVKPFVNGGASGMLATCVIQPIDMIKVRIQLGQGSAASVTTTMLKNEGIGAFYKGLSAGLLRQATYTTARLGSFKMLTAKASEANDGKPLPLYQKALCGLTAGAIGACVGSPADLALIRMQADNTLPLAQRRNYTNAFHALYRISADEGVLALWKGCGPTVVRAMALNMGMLASYDQSAEYMRDNLGLGETSTVVGASAVSGLCAAACSLPFDFVKTQIQKMQPDAQGKYPYTGSLDCAMQTLKSGGPLKFYTGFPVYCVRIAPHVMMTWIFLNQITKFQKNIGM from the exons atggtggaGGAGAAGAAAGTAGCTCCAATTGGTATCTGGACTGCTGTGAAGCCTTTCGTCAATGGCGGTGCCTCTGGTATGCTCGCCACTTGCGTTATCCAGCCCATTGACATGATCAAG GTGAGGATTCAACTAGGTCAGGGATCTGCAGCCAGTGTGACCACCACCATGTTGAAGAATGAAGGTATCGGTGCCTTCTACAAG gGATTATCAGCTGGTTTGCTGAGACAAGCAACTTATACCACAGCCCGTCTTGGATCATTCAA GATGCTGACTGCGAAAGCAAGTGAGGCTAACGATGGGAAGCCACTACCGCTGTATCAGAAGGCTCTATGTGGTCTGACAGCCGGTGCAATCGGTGCCTGCGTTGGTAGTCCAGCGGATCTAGCGCTTATCAGAATGCAAGCTGATAACACTTTGCCCTTAGCTCAGCGCAGGAACTACACCAACGCCTTCCACGCGCTTTACCGGATCAGTGCTGACGAAGGAGTTTTGGCGCTTTGGAAAGGTTGTGGGCCGACGGTGGTCAGAGCTATGGCTTTGAACATGGGGATGCTTGCGTCTTATGATCAGAGTGCTGAATACATGAGAGATAATCTTGGTCTTGGGGAGACATCCACTGTCGTAG GAGCAAGTGCTGTTTCTGGATTGTGCGCTGCGGCTTGCAGTCTACCATTTGACTTTGTGAAAACTCAGATCCAGAAAATGCAACCCGACGCTCAGGGGAAATATCCATACACTGGTTCGCTTGACTGTGCGATGCAGACCTTAAAATCTGGAGGACCTCTGAAATTCTACACTGGTTTCCCTGTTTACTGCGTCAGGATCGCCCCTCACGTCATG atgACTTGGATCTTTTTGAACCAGATTACAAAGTTCCAAAAGAACATTGGGATGTGA
- the LOC130501498 gene encoding subtilisin-like protease SBT6.1 isoform X1, whose translation MKMLLAEASSSAFSRSYVLVVFLSVFLFWRLRLNPHNLTRSEPEIPTHTNHIIRFKHYKPAETHRIYLESEVRSGGWGWIERDNPAAKYPTDFGVLWIEESGRDAVVGEIERLGMVKDVSVEFRYQRVLLGGSFLDGEKKRPGKIFTSMSFEEGAADDHSANATSRHLLAQKTQVTSMFGADVLWKKGYTGAKVKMAIFDTGIRADHPHFRNIKERTNWTNEDTLNDNLGHGTFVAGVIAGQNSECLGFASDTEIYAFRVFTDNQVSYTSWFLDAFNYAIATDMDVLNLSIGGPDYLDLPFVEKVWEITASNIIMVSAIGNDGPLYGTLNNPADQSDVIGVGGIDYDDHIASFSSRGMSTWEIPHGYGRVKPDVVAYGREIMGSKISTGCKSLSGTSVASPVVAGIVCLLVSVIPEASRKDLLNPASMKQALVEGAAKLSGPNMYEQGAGRVDLLESYEILKSYHPRASIFPSILDYNDCPYSWPFCRQPLYAGAMPVIFNTTILNGMGVIGYIESPPTWHAANDEGNLLRIHFKYPKIIWPWTGYLALHMQIKEEGAQFTGEIEGNVTVKVYSPPAPGESGPRRSTCTLQLKLKVIPTPPRAKRILWDQFHSIKYPPGYIPRDSLDVRNDILDWHGDHLHTNYHIMFNMLRDAGYYIETLGSPLTCFDAQHYGTLLMVDLEDEYFPEEIEKLRYDVINTGLGLIVFAEWYNVDTMVKMRFFDDNTRSWWTPVTGGANVPALNNLLASFGIAFGDKILNGDFSIDGEQSRYASGTNIVRFPAGGFLHSFPLLDSSESGATQNLLLTGSSKEDPAVLGLLKIGDGRVGVYGDSNCLDSSHMVTNCYWLLKKMLDFTSSNIKDPVLFSKFSKRYSPITTDEKQLPSRRTDVNFSTYSSVIGKELICQGDSRFEVWGTKGYNLHVRGRNRRLPGYRGIDLGRGLNVTVENTRPTRWKSTREEGELSSSRSKYLGGLFNRDEIDMSFLVATRWIVPAGVAASGVLVLLSLWRIRQKRRRRRRASGSNRLA comes from the exons ATGAAGATGCTCCTCGCAGAAGCTTCTTCGTCTGCTTTCAGCAGATCCTACGTTCTCGTCGTCTTCCTCTCCGTTTTCCTCTTCTGGCGGCTCCGTCTCAATCCCCATAACCTAACTCGCTCCGAGCCCGAGATTCCAACGCACACAAACCACATAATCCGATTCAAGCACTACAAGCCGGCGGAAACTCACCGGATTTACCTCGAATCGGAGGTCCGATCCGGCGGCTGGGGGTGGATCGAGAGGGATAACCCGGCGGCGAAGTATCCAACGGACTTCGGTGTTCTGTGGATCGAGGAGAGCGGGAGAGATGCCGTCGTTGGGGAGATTGAGAGGCTGGGGATGGTGAAAGACGTGAGCGTGGAATTTAGGTACCAGAGAGTTTTGCTCGGAGGATCTTTCCTCGACGGGGAGAAGAAACGTCCCGGGAAGATCTTCACGTCCATGTCTTTCGAAGAAGGAGCTGCTGATGATCACTCGGCCAACGCCACGTCAAGGCATCTTCTCGCGCAA AAGACTCAAGTGACGTCCATGTTTGGAGCTGATGTTCTCTGGAAGAAGGGGTACACTGGTGCTAAAGTCAAAATGGCCATATTTGATACTGGTATAAGAGCTGACCATCCTCATTTCCGTAACATCAAG GAGCGTACAAATTGGACGAATGAGGACACTTTGAATGACAACCTGGGGCATGGGACATTTGTTGCTGGTGTTATTGCTGGTCAAAATTCAGAGTGTCTTGGTTTTGCCTCAGACACGGAGATCTATGCCTTCCGAGTGTTCACAGATAACCAG GTATCATACACCTCATGGTTTCTTGACGCTTTCAATTATGCCATAGCAACAGATATGGATGTATTGAATTTGAGCATTGGGGGACCGGACTACTTAGATCTGCCTTTTGTAGAGAAG GTGTGGGAAATAACAGCCAGCAATATCATCATGGTGTCAGCAATTGGAAATGATGGGCCACTTTACGGAACGTTAAATAATCCAGCGGACCAGAGTGATGTCATAGGTGTTGGTGGTATTGACTATGATGATCACATAGCTTCATTTTCATCTCGTGGCATGAGCACCTGGGAGATTCCTCATGG ATATGGACGTGTCAAACCAGATGTGGTTGCATATGGCCGTGAAATTATGGGGTCCAAGATCAGCACTGGCTGTAAAAGCTTGTCTGGAACAAGTGTGGCCAGTCCTGTTGTCGCTGGTATTGTTTGCCTACTTGTAAGTGTTATTCCTGAAGCTAGTAGGAAGGACCTGCTTAATCCAGCAAGCATGAAGCAGGCATTGGTTGAAGGTGCTGCTAAGCTTTCGGGTCCTAATATGTATGAGCAGGGTGCAGGAAGAGTTGATCT ATTAGAATCATATGAAATTCTAAAGAGCTACCACCCCCGAGCAAGCATTTTCCCGAGCATTCTTGACTATAATGATTGTCCATATTCCTGGCCCTTTTGTCGTCAGCCGCTATATGCGGGTGCTATGCCTGTCATTTTCAACACCACAATTTTAAATGGTATGGGTGTCATTGGCTATATTGAAAGTCCACCAACGTGGCATGCTGCAAACGACGAAGGAAATCTTCTGAGAATTCACTTCAAGTACCCAAAAATCATATGGCCCTGGACTGGTTATCTGGCTTTACACATGCAGATCAAGGAAGAAGGTGCACAGTTCACAGGTGAAATAGAGGGCAATGTAACTGTGAAAGTCTATAGCCCACCAGCCCCTGGAGAAAGTGGGCCTAGAAGAAGCACTTGCACTCTTCAGTTGAAACTGAAAGTAATTCCCACCCCACCACGAGCGAAACGTATACTGTGGGATCAGTTTCACAGCATAAAGTATCCTCCAGGTTATATTCCAAGAGATTCTTTGGATGTCCGCAATGACATTCTTGATTGGCATGGTGATCACCTGCATACAAACTATCACATCATGTTCAACATGTTACGTGATGCTGGGTACTACATCGAGACTCTTGGTTCTCCCCTTACATGTTTCGATGCTCAGCACTATGGAACTCTTTTGATGGTTGACCTTGAAGATgaatactttccagaagaaatTGAAAAACTCAGATATGATGTTATCAACACAGGACTGGGTCTAATTGTGTTTGCTGAGTGGTATAATGTCGATACCATGGTGAAAATGAGGTTCTTCGACGATAACACGCGTAGTTGGTGGACTCCAGTCACTGGAGGTGCAAATGTTCCTGCACTGAATAATCTTCTTGCGTCATTTGGAATAGCGTTTGGAGACAAGATTCTGAATGGAGATTTCAGTATTGACGGTGAGCAGAGCCGATACGCTTCTGGAACGAACATTGTCAGGTTTCCTGCTGGTGGGTTCTTGCACAGCTTTCCTTTACTGGACAGCTCTGAGAGTGGTGCTACACAGAATCTACTGCTAACAGGGTCCTCGAAG GAAGACCCTGCTGTTCTTGGGCTTTTGAAAATAGGTGATGGCCGAGTTGGTGTATATGGAGATTCAAATTGCCTGGACAGTAGCCACATGGTCACCAACTGCTACTGGCTCCTGAAGAAAATGCTAGATTTCACCAGTTCAAACATCAAAGACCCTGTACTTTTCTCCAAGTTTTCTAAGAGATATTCACCCATAACCACAGACGAGAAGCAACTTCCATCTCGAAGAACTGATGTGAATTTTTCAACATACTCTTCTGTAATCGGAAAGGAGCTAATCTGTCAGGGTGACTCCAGATTTGAAGTATGGGGGACTAAAGGATATAACTTGCACGTCAGAGGAAGGAACCGTAGATTGCCCGGTTATCGTGGCATTGATTTAGGTCGAGGCTTGAATGTCACAGTGGAGAATACAAGACCAACACGTTGGAAATCAACCAGGGAAGAAGGTGAGCTTAGTTCTTCCAGGAGCAAGTATCTGGGAGGCCTTTTCAATAGAGACGAG ATCGACATgtccttccttgttgctactcGCTGGATAGTACCTGCTGGTGTTGCAGCTAGTG GAGTTCTAGTGCTACTAAGCTTATGGAGGATCCGGCAGAAGAGGCGTAGGAGGAGAAGAGCATCTGGATCTAATCGTTTAGCCTAG
- the LOC108846362 gene encoding protein sym-1, translated as MLSSATLTRETSLPFSSLGFFGNSTSNFNRRRTLAEAGSSRALSFGYNNGSVNFSGRLRTAFGHPGRVSSVSGGSSGDSGGIGGSGGGGGDSSGGGSEGNGGNGGKWSFLSWYLALLSNYPVLTKAVTSAILTLIGDLICQLTINRTSSLDKKRTLTFTILGLGLVGPALHFWYLYLSKVVTASGLSGAVLRLLLDQFVFAPVFVGVFLSAVVTLEGKPSHVIPKLKQEWTGAVLANWQLWIPFQFLNFRFVPQNFQVLASNVVALAWNVILSFKAHKEVVPK; from the exons ATGCTTAGCTCCGCCACTCTCACCCGGGAAACATCCCTCCCCTTCAGTTCTCTTGGGTTTTTCGGTAATAGCACATCGAACTTCAACCGAAGGAGGACTCTTGCTGAAGCTGGTTCGAGCAGGGCACTTTCGTTTGGGTACAACAATGGTTCTGTTAATTTTTCTGGACGTTTAAGGACTGCGTTTGGACATCCGGGTCGTGTCTCTTCGGTCTCAGGTGGAAGTTCAGGTGACTCTGGCGGAATTGGTGGTTCgggtggaggtggtggtgatAGTTCCGGCGGTGGAAGTGAAGGCAATGGCGGAAACGGAGGCAAGTGGTCATTTCTGTCatg GTACTTGGCTCTTCTATCAAACTATCCTGTTTTGACTAAAGCTGTGACATCAGCAATTTTGACTCTCATTGGTGATTTGATATGTCAG CTCACAATCAATAGAACCTCATCTCTGGACAAGAAGAGGACACTCACGTTTACCATCTTGGGATTAGGGCTGGTCGGTCCAGCATTGCATTTCTG GTATTTGTATTTAAGCAAAGTGGTGACAGCTTCAGGATTATCAGGCGCAGTTTTGCGTCTTTTACTGGACCAG TTTGTTTTTGCTCCTGTTTTTGTTGGAGTTTTCTTATCAGCAGTTGTGACACTTGAAGGAAAACCATCACATGTCATACCGAAGCTGAAACAG GAGTGGACTGGTGCAGTGCTAGCAAATTGGCAGCTATGGATACCATTTCAGTTTCTTAACTTCAGATTTGTTCCACAAAACTTTCAG GTACTGGCTTCGAACGTAGTGGCTTTGGCTTGGAATGTGATTTTATCATTCAAAGCTCACAAAGAAGTTGTTCCAAAATAG
- the LOC130501498 gene encoding subtilisin-like protease SBT6.1 isoform X2: MKMLLAEASSSAFSRSYVLVVFLSVFLFWRLRLNPHNLTRSEPEIPTHTNHIIRFKHYKPAETHRIYLESEVRSGGWGWIERDNPAAKYPTDFGVLWIEESGRDAVVGEIERLGMVKDVSVEFRYQRVLLGGSFLDGEKKRPGKIFTSMSFEEGAADDHSANATSRHLLAQTQVTSMFGADVLWKKGYTGAKVKMAIFDTGIRADHPHFRNIKERTNWTNEDTLNDNLGHGTFVAGVIAGQNSECLGFASDTEIYAFRVFTDNQVSYTSWFLDAFNYAIATDMDVLNLSIGGPDYLDLPFVEKVWEITASNIIMVSAIGNDGPLYGTLNNPADQSDVIGVGGIDYDDHIASFSSRGMSTWEIPHGYGRVKPDVVAYGREIMGSKISTGCKSLSGTSVASPVVAGIVCLLVSVIPEASRKDLLNPASMKQALVEGAAKLSGPNMYEQGAGRVDLLESYEILKSYHPRASIFPSILDYNDCPYSWPFCRQPLYAGAMPVIFNTTILNGMGVIGYIESPPTWHAANDEGNLLRIHFKYPKIIWPWTGYLALHMQIKEEGAQFTGEIEGNVTVKVYSPPAPGESGPRRSTCTLQLKLKVIPTPPRAKRILWDQFHSIKYPPGYIPRDSLDVRNDILDWHGDHLHTNYHIMFNMLRDAGYYIETLGSPLTCFDAQHYGTLLMVDLEDEYFPEEIEKLRYDVINTGLGLIVFAEWYNVDTMVKMRFFDDNTRSWWTPVTGGANVPALNNLLASFGIAFGDKILNGDFSIDGEQSRYASGTNIVRFPAGGFLHSFPLLDSSESGATQNLLLTGSSKEDPAVLGLLKIGDGRVGVYGDSNCLDSSHMVTNCYWLLKKMLDFTSSNIKDPVLFSKFSKRYSPITTDEKQLPSRRTDVNFSTYSSVIGKELICQGDSRFEVWGTKGYNLHVRGRNRRLPGYRGIDLGRGLNVTVENTRPTRWKSTREEGELSSSRSKYLGGLFNRDEIDMSFLVATRWIVPAGVAASGVLVLLSLWRIRQKRRRRRRASGSNRLA, encoded by the exons ATGAAGATGCTCCTCGCAGAAGCTTCTTCGTCTGCTTTCAGCAGATCCTACGTTCTCGTCGTCTTCCTCTCCGTTTTCCTCTTCTGGCGGCTCCGTCTCAATCCCCATAACCTAACTCGCTCCGAGCCCGAGATTCCAACGCACACAAACCACATAATCCGATTCAAGCACTACAAGCCGGCGGAAACTCACCGGATTTACCTCGAATCGGAGGTCCGATCCGGCGGCTGGGGGTGGATCGAGAGGGATAACCCGGCGGCGAAGTATCCAACGGACTTCGGTGTTCTGTGGATCGAGGAGAGCGGGAGAGATGCCGTCGTTGGGGAGATTGAGAGGCTGGGGATGGTGAAAGACGTGAGCGTGGAATTTAGGTACCAGAGAGTTTTGCTCGGAGGATCTTTCCTCGACGGGGAGAAGAAACGTCCCGGGAAGATCTTCACGTCCATGTCTTTCGAAGAAGGAGCTGCTGATGATCACTCGGCCAACGCCACGTCAAGGCATCTTCTCGCGCAA ACTCAAGTGACGTCCATGTTTGGAGCTGATGTTCTCTGGAAGAAGGGGTACACTGGTGCTAAAGTCAAAATGGCCATATTTGATACTGGTATAAGAGCTGACCATCCTCATTTCCGTAACATCAAG GAGCGTACAAATTGGACGAATGAGGACACTTTGAATGACAACCTGGGGCATGGGACATTTGTTGCTGGTGTTATTGCTGGTCAAAATTCAGAGTGTCTTGGTTTTGCCTCAGACACGGAGATCTATGCCTTCCGAGTGTTCACAGATAACCAG GTATCATACACCTCATGGTTTCTTGACGCTTTCAATTATGCCATAGCAACAGATATGGATGTATTGAATTTGAGCATTGGGGGACCGGACTACTTAGATCTGCCTTTTGTAGAGAAG GTGTGGGAAATAACAGCCAGCAATATCATCATGGTGTCAGCAATTGGAAATGATGGGCCACTTTACGGAACGTTAAATAATCCAGCGGACCAGAGTGATGTCATAGGTGTTGGTGGTATTGACTATGATGATCACATAGCTTCATTTTCATCTCGTGGCATGAGCACCTGGGAGATTCCTCATGG ATATGGACGTGTCAAACCAGATGTGGTTGCATATGGCCGTGAAATTATGGGGTCCAAGATCAGCACTGGCTGTAAAAGCTTGTCTGGAACAAGTGTGGCCAGTCCTGTTGTCGCTGGTATTGTTTGCCTACTTGTAAGTGTTATTCCTGAAGCTAGTAGGAAGGACCTGCTTAATCCAGCAAGCATGAAGCAGGCATTGGTTGAAGGTGCTGCTAAGCTTTCGGGTCCTAATATGTATGAGCAGGGTGCAGGAAGAGTTGATCT ATTAGAATCATATGAAATTCTAAAGAGCTACCACCCCCGAGCAAGCATTTTCCCGAGCATTCTTGACTATAATGATTGTCCATATTCCTGGCCCTTTTGTCGTCAGCCGCTATATGCGGGTGCTATGCCTGTCATTTTCAACACCACAATTTTAAATGGTATGGGTGTCATTGGCTATATTGAAAGTCCACCAACGTGGCATGCTGCAAACGACGAAGGAAATCTTCTGAGAATTCACTTCAAGTACCCAAAAATCATATGGCCCTGGACTGGTTATCTGGCTTTACACATGCAGATCAAGGAAGAAGGTGCACAGTTCACAGGTGAAATAGAGGGCAATGTAACTGTGAAAGTCTATAGCCCACCAGCCCCTGGAGAAAGTGGGCCTAGAAGAAGCACTTGCACTCTTCAGTTGAAACTGAAAGTAATTCCCACCCCACCACGAGCGAAACGTATACTGTGGGATCAGTTTCACAGCATAAAGTATCCTCCAGGTTATATTCCAAGAGATTCTTTGGATGTCCGCAATGACATTCTTGATTGGCATGGTGATCACCTGCATACAAACTATCACATCATGTTCAACATGTTACGTGATGCTGGGTACTACATCGAGACTCTTGGTTCTCCCCTTACATGTTTCGATGCTCAGCACTATGGAACTCTTTTGATGGTTGACCTTGAAGATgaatactttccagaagaaatTGAAAAACTCAGATATGATGTTATCAACACAGGACTGGGTCTAATTGTGTTTGCTGAGTGGTATAATGTCGATACCATGGTGAAAATGAGGTTCTTCGACGATAACACGCGTAGTTGGTGGACTCCAGTCACTGGAGGTGCAAATGTTCCTGCACTGAATAATCTTCTTGCGTCATTTGGAATAGCGTTTGGAGACAAGATTCTGAATGGAGATTTCAGTATTGACGGTGAGCAGAGCCGATACGCTTCTGGAACGAACATTGTCAGGTTTCCTGCTGGTGGGTTCTTGCACAGCTTTCCTTTACTGGACAGCTCTGAGAGTGGTGCTACACAGAATCTACTGCTAACAGGGTCCTCGAAG GAAGACCCTGCTGTTCTTGGGCTTTTGAAAATAGGTGATGGCCGAGTTGGTGTATATGGAGATTCAAATTGCCTGGACAGTAGCCACATGGTCACCAACTGCTACTGGCTCCTGAAGAAAATGCTAGATTTCACCAGTTCAAACATCAAAGACCCTGTACTTTTCTCCAAGTTTTCTAAGAGATATTCACCCATAACCACAGACGAGAAGCAACTTCCATCTCGAAGAACTGATGTGAATTTTTCAACATACTCTTCTGTAATCGGAAAGGAGCTAATCTGTCAGGGTGACTCCAGATTTGAAGTATGGGGGACTAAAGGATATAACTTGCACGTCAGAGGAAGGAACCGTAGATTGCCCGGTTATCGTGGCATTGATTTAGGTCGAGGCTTGAATGTCACAGTGGAGAATACAAGACCAACACGTTGGAAATCAACCAGGGAAGAAGGTGAGCTTAGTTCTTCCAGGAGCAAGTATCTGGGAGGCCTTTTCAATAGAGACGAG ATCGACATgtccttccttgttgctactcGCTGGATAGTACCTGCTGGTGTTGCAGCTAGTG GAGTTCTAGTGCTACTAAGCTTATGGAGGATCCGGCAGAAGAGGCGTAGGAGGAGAAGAGCATCTGGATCTAATCGTTTAGCCTAG